One Helicobacter pylori NCTC 11637 = CCUG 17874 = ATCC 43504 = JCM 12093 genomic window, GAAATCTGCCCCACGCTGTTTTCTTCTAAAATGACAAATTGATCCACTTTAGGGGCTAGCACGCTCAAACTGGACGCAAAAAATACCCCCTCTTTGCCCTTACCCACGACTAAAGGTGAAGAAGATTTAGCGTAAAAGAGGCTCTCTTTAGCCCTTTTATGGAGCATTAAAATCGCATAACTCCCTTTTAAAAGGCTGATGCTCTTTTCAAAGGCTTTCAATAAATCGCTCTCGCTTTTAAGCGTTTCTTCTAATAAATGCGCAATGACTTCCGTGTCCGTTTGGCTTAAAAACGCATGCCCTTTACTTTCCAATTCTTTTTTCAAACTCGCATAATTTTCAATGATGCCATTATGCACTAAGGCTAAATTTTCTGTAAAATGCGGGTGGGCGTTCGCGCTGCTTGGCTTGCCATGCGTGGCCCATCTGGTGTGAGCGATACTCACGCCAAAATCCAGAAACTCCTTATTTCTAAGCTCTGATTTAAGGTTTTCTAATTTCCCTTGAGTTTTAAACACTTCCAAACGATCATTACTCAATACGGCTAAACCCGCGCTGTCATAACCTCTGTATTCCAATTCCTTTAAGCCCTCTAAAAGAATGGATTTTTTCTCGCTATCCCCTATATAACCTACAATCCCGCACATTTAAAACACCAATAACCCTTTTTTGATTTTATTTAAAGCGTTAATAAGCTCCTTCAATCGCTCCACTTCTTCGCTTAATTGCGTAAAAAACGCTTCATTCACGCCCTTTGGCATGTCCATGCTCCCTCTTTTAATTTCAATGAAATCCCCCAAACTCAAATCCGCTAATTTTAAAAGCATTTCAATTTCATTTTGCGAATCTTCAATATCCGCTAAAATCTTGCGTATTTTTTCAAACATCCAACCGCCTTTAATTTAGAATGCCCCATGATAGCTAAACTATTAAATTATTAAACTATCAATGATGTTTTCTAAAATCTGTTTGACTTTGGCGTGGTTTTCTTTAAATTGCTGATGCGCGTTAAGTCCTACATGGTTACTCACGCAAAAAATCCCTTTAGCCTTCAAAGAAAACGCCTTAGCCACGCTTAAAACGCTAAAAAACTCCATGTTTTCTAATAAAACGCCCTTTTGAACCATTTTTTTAGCAAACATTTCACCGGTGTGGATATAGTTACTGCTATTCACGCCCACCCTTTCAAAAAGAGCCTTCTCTTCAGTTTCTATGTGAATGGAATTATCCAAAGGCGTGTAGCTGTTTAAATGGCTAAAACTCTCTTCAATTTGATAGCCGCAAACGCTTTCAAACACGCTTAAAAGCTCCATTTCTGGGCTATAACTCCCTGCACTCCCTATGAAAATAAGGCTTTCTGCATGAGGGTTTTTTAGGCATATTCTCGTTAAATTAATCGCGCTCTCTATCAAACCCACACCAATAGGCGTCGCCCCTTTTAAAGTTTCATT contains:
- a CDS encoding DUF2443 domain-containing protein — encoded protein: MFEKIRKILADIEDSQNEIEMLLKLADLSLGDFIEIKRGSMDMPKGVNEAFFTQLSEEVERLKELINALNKIKKGLLVF
- a CDS encoding purine-nucleoside phosphorylase, with product MLLCAGRNETLKGATPIGVGLIESAINLTRICLKNPHAESLIFIGSAGSYSPEMELLSVFESVCGYQIEESFSHLNSYTPLDNSIHIETEEKALFERVGVNSSNYIHTGEMFAKKMVQKGVLLENMEFFSVLSVAKAFSLKAKGIFCVSNHVGLNAHQQFKENHAKVKQILENIIDSLII